AGGATTCTTTTGAAAACTGATAGATTCTATTTGGATACCAGTAATGATACTCTTTTACATTGTTGTagtgtgttgattttttttttttttttaatttcatttcacgctaaaatataaatgtaaaaagtaatattactcGTTCAGTATTTGTAAGGTCGTCATATTTAAGACTTTTTACATTTTGTAAAACTAATTTACAAGTAAATATTGAGACGATAATAAATGTTATGGAAGGATAATTTTTTATGTGGTAAAATTTCAGCtatttaattcaaaaataatggtttataaatataaaatcgtGCATGGCATAATATCATAAGAATTACAGAAGATCTTGATTTGTAAcgtaataaaattaataaaattttttttttgataagtaataaaaacGTACTATTATAATAAACtaaaatgtgatttataaatatatggttattcaaatgacaaataaatcaaagtttttttttttttttttggggtgccTTTTGGATTGATTTTAGAGATGGGTCGTGCTAATCTTTTCCAAAACTCAAGTAAGAATAGAGTAATTAATAATAGACGTGGGGAAGGTTGACCTAACCATCATAAGATCCGATCCAGATAATGACGCCAACCAATTCCACCCGGATTTGAAGGTACCCGACCCGGCCCGTTGCCTGGTCTAACTACACCTTTCCTTTTCCCCTCTGGCTCTCTCTTTGTGACTGTCTCTTcgattttctctctctagattctcgcactttctctctctagaccgAAAAAATCTCACTATTTCGGTGGTTCTGAGTTCCAATTAGGCTGATTAATCGGGGCAGAATCGGAATCGAATTGCGGTGGGGAAGGGCATTAGGGTTTCTTCTGTTTTGTTCGTGCGGAGAGAAATGATTTGGGATCGATCTAGGGTTTTGTGGGAATTGGTGAAGAAATTGAGAGAGGATTAGGGGAATCGGTGGGCGTGTGGAGCAGAGGGTTGGGAATTGATGGTTCTCGTGGAAGGGATTAAAGATGGTGGGATCGAAGGAGGGATAGGGATTGGGGAAAATGCAAGGCTATGCATGGGATTGGGCGGGCTTCTGAGGAGAGCAAACAGAGTCAGCACATGTGGACAGTCCCCACGCGTGCGATCGTAGCCGCCTCAGCCGATGGTTCTTCCTCGTCTTCAGCTTATTCGTTCTGCAAGGTTTGGTTTTCtgggttttgaattttcctctgatttttgtttgattgatgTTTTGTTGGATTTAATAAGTTTGTGGGTGTTTGGGTGTGATTTAGGATTTGTGTTAGGTGGTTTGATTGATATATAGAGTAGGAAATGGACCTGCTTTTTTGagaaaggaatttttttttttttttttggtttgggtgATGGGGGAACGGAGTAAATGAGCGAAAATTTTCGTGGATTATTTGAAGTCTTGAGGAAATGAACCTTATTTTGTGATAGGTTTGTGTTATGGTTTGGGTGAATGGAAAATTCAGGAAAGGATTacgtttgtttttgttttttttggtggacTATGTGGTATCTACTGATAAACGTAATGGGAGACGTACCCGGTTTTCTGAATTTAAATGGGTCTGTAATTGGGGGAATTTGAATTTATCGAAGGACTCTACCTTGTTTGGGATTTTATGTTGGGGGGAATAAAGGTGCTTTTGTGGAATTAGGGATTTAATGTTGGTTTTGGTATCAACATTAGaggcttcttttttctttttttttgggggggaaggGGTTGTCCATTAGAGGAGGGCCAGTTCCCTGCTGTCTACTCATACTTGAGTTTATCGATGTTTTATAACTATTTTTCATTGCCAGGGTAATATGGCTCTGACCATTACAAATGACAATTGCTGGACTACATTCAATGGTCTTCAAGTTTGTTTTGCTTGACTTATATGTGAGATATACAATAATCTCATGTAGTGATATAGAAAACATCAGTTTCAATGATTCACAAAATTAGACctaaatgataaaattatcctttttttttttttttttccttttaggtAGTTAAACACAGGAAAAAATTTCTTGAGTGGACATAAGAATTCCATCTGTTCCATTCCCTATTCTAGAAACTGTTGCATATATGGAGTGGGTATTTGGGTTCTAGATGATGGAAAATGCACCAAAGATGAGTTGTAGGCTGCCTTCTGCGGAATGTAAAATGATTCCTACCTCAAGTTTATACTTTTTTGGAACTTTAAAATTATTGCAAATGCAAACTTTATTTTTGGAAAGacatttttgggaaaataagACAGACAAAAACATTAACCTATCCAGGCATCCTGGTTATGTGAGGACTATGAAAGACGAGGTGCCCTAGGgttatatttttgttagaaCTTTAAGTTATCAGTAGGTAGAACTTGGGTGTACTatatttttgacctcttattaATACATTTTCTTTAAACTGATGTTTTAACTGCATATATTTACATTCTGAAAATCTAGTTTTATGATCTGAAAACTTATTTAATGGCATGTAACAACAATATAAGACAAATTAGTGGAAATCTTTATCTATGTTGTGTGTCAACAAAAATTTCGAAATCTTTTACTATCTTGCTGATGTGCATCATAACTGCAAAACTTCGTCAGCATGCAAATTGTCCTGCATAGGTGAAGCGTCTAGCTTAGGGGAGTGCGTTGGTTGGAGCATTGATAATTTTGTCCATATGTGAGTGCATGGACTTTAGGAGTTAGATCCCTAGATCTTCAGCTTGGAGTTAAGGCACCTCAAGAAGTGTTGTCCAAGTTTGACTCCATTTACTTACGTCTTTGGCGGTCAATAACTGGGATTTATCTTAGTAATTGCCTGGTATTTGTAGGACAGGGGGGTTAGACATGCTCAGGGCTCCTTGTTAGCCCtttaaacaaaaaagtaatagTCTCCATTGGAATGTAGTGGCTACTTAGAAATGTTATTTGATTTCTTATTATATGGCTTTTGAGTGTATTGACCCTGTACACTCTAAAATTTTCCCACCTAGGTactaatagaaaaaaataaaatctcacCTAGGTGGCTTTTTCGTGTATGCTTCTTGCATAATTGGTCAATTGGCTTGGGCTCTCTTGGTATCTTACAATAagttattttacttatttagaAAAGATAGCAGTTGAAGTACATGAGATTTCTTGATGTTTTTATTAGTCTGGCAAAACAGAGTTTATCTTAAATTGATTCCTACGTTGAATATCTGAAAAATTGATTACTACGGCAGGAATGGATTTGATTGCTAtcactattattttaatagtgAAGTTgtataatttaatatttgactTGCTTATGATTTATGTGCATTATATGCTTATTTCTCTCTTCACTACCACATTCCTAAACACAGTAACGATATATGCTTTAAAACTTTAGGGGATTTAGACTAGAATGACTAATCATTGATAGTCCACTTTATTGTTCAACAATCATTTCTGCTATCTATTTTATATGTTATTcaatttatgaataaaaaaggAAGATCCAATTTCCAGCAAAAGCTGTTTATTATCTACATTTATTGCGCTTTTTTTCCCCTTGAGATCACTTTTTTTGACCATTAAATGAagtcctctttttcttttttctaaatctTCATAGGATGGACGCAAGATCAGTGTTGGTGACTGTGCTCTTTTCAAACCCCCTCAGGATTCCCCACCTTTCATTGGAATAATTCGTTGGTTGGCTGTGAGTAAAGAGGATAAGTTAAAGGTAGGTGTTAACTGGCTTTATCGTCCTGCTGAAGTAAAGCTTGGCAAAGGCGTCCTGTTGGAAGCTGAGCCAAACGAAATCTTCTATTCCTTTCATAAGGATGAGATTCCTGCTGCATCGTTACTTCATCCGTGTAAAGTTGCATTCCTTCCTAAAGGTGTTGAGCTTCCATCAGGGATTTCGTCATTTGTGTGTCGGCAGGTTTATGATGTTACAAACAAGTGTTTATGGTGGCTAACTGATCAAGATTATATTAATGTGAGTTTTTATGCTTTCGTGCATCTTGCATTTTTCTCTCATATGTTGATCAGTTAGGGTAGTAATGCCTTTTTCTCTTACAGGAGCATCAGGAAGAAGTAGATAAGCTGTTAGATAAGACGCGAATTGAAATGCATGCAACATTGCAGCCAGGTGGCCGATCTCCAAAGCCAATGAGTGGTCCAACATCAACATCACAGTTAAAAGCTGGTTCAGACAGTGTTCAAAATAGTGCCTCGCCCATTCCTTCTCAAGTCAAGGGGAAGAAAAGGGAGCGCGGAGATCAGGGCTCTGAGCCTGTCAAACGAGAGCGTACTACAAAATTAGATGATGGGGATTCTGCTCACAGTAGACTGGAAAGCAATTTAAAATCTGAAGCTGCCAAAATTACAGAGAAAGGAGGAGGCCTTATAGACTCTGAAGGGGTTGAGAAACTGGTGCAGCTCATGCTGGCTgacagaaatgagaaaaaaatagatTTGGCAGGGCGGTCAACGCTTGTTGGTGTTATTGCATCCACAGATAAGTTCGATTGCCTTAGCCGGTTTGTGCACCTCAGGGGTTTGTCTGTATTAGATGAATGGCTCCAAGAGGTGCACAGGGGAAAGATTGGCGATGTTAGTGTCACCAAGGATGGTGATAAATCTGTTGAGgagtttcttttgcttttacttCGTGCACTTGATAAGCTCCCTGTAAATCTTAATGCCCTACAAATGTGCAATATTGGGAAGTCTGTGAATCATTTGCGTACTCAGAAAAACTTGGAAATCCAGAAGAAAGCAAGAAGTTTAGTTGACACATGGAAGAAACGTGTTGAGGCTGAAATGAACATCAATGACGCAAAGTCTGGTTCAAATCAGGCTGTTGCCTGGTCTGCAAGGCCACGTCTTCCAGAAGTTTCCCATGTTGGGAACAGACACTCGGGTGCATCCACTGATGTTGCAATGAAGAGCTCAGTTACACAGCTTTCTGCATCCAAAACTGCTTCAGTAAAGGTTATCCAGGGGGAGAGCACTTCTCGGTCTGCATCTGCATCCCCAGGGTCTATGAAATCAGTGCCATCACCTGCACTGGCAACTACTAGTTCAAAAGATGGCCAGCCTCGACATGGTGCTGGCATAGCCTCTGATCTTCCTTTGGCTACAGTGAAGGATGAGAAAAGCAGCAGTTCTAGTCAGTCTCACAACAGTCAATCTTGTTCGAGTGACCATACTAAAACTGGGGGTGTTTCAGGGAAGGAGGATGCAAGGAGCCCTAATCCTGGTTCAGTGGGTGGAAATAAGATTTCAGGTGGTTCTTCACGGCATCGGAAGTCAGTAAATGGCCTCCCTGGCTCCACTCTATCTGGAGTTCAAAGGGAAAGTGGATCAAGCAGGAGTTCCTTGCACAAAAATCCAACCTCAGAAAAACAGTCACAAGCAGGATTATCATGTGAAAAGGCACTTGATGGGCCCATTATCGAGGGTAATAGTCATAAGTTGATTGTTAAGATTCCAAATCGAGTTCGCAGTCCTGCACAAAGTGCCAGTGGAGCATCATTTGAAGACCCTTCAATTGTGAATAGCAGAGCTTCTTCTCCTGTACTTTCAGAGAAGCATGATCCATTTGATCGTAGCTTGAAGGAAAAGAGTGATGCTTTTCGAGCTAATATTCCTTCAGATGTGAATACTGAGTCATGGCAAAGCAATGATTTCAAAGATGTACTTACCGGATCTGATGAGGGTGATGGATCACCTGCTGCCATTACAGATGAAGAGCGATGTCAGACTGGTGATGActgtaaaaaaatttcagaagcTAAAGCTGCTTCCTCATCATCAGGAAATGAACATAAACCAGGGAATTCACAGGAGGATTCTTTGCGCTCCATAAATGCTTTGATTGAAAGTTGCAAGTACTCAGAAGCTAATGCATCTATGCCCATTGGCGATGATGTTGGAATGAACCTCCTTGCTAGTGTGGCTGCTGGAGAGATGTCTAAGTCTGATTTGGCTTCACCCATGGATTCTCCGCAAAGAAACACACCTACAGTTGAGCACTCATGCACGGGTAGTGATTTGAAAGTCAAATCATCCCCTGTAGATGACCTAGCTCCAAACCATTGCCAGTCTAGTGATGGTGCTGATGTTGAGCATGAGAAACAGGGTATAATTTGCAGTAGTGTTGGGCttaaaaatggagaaggtaatcCTGCTTCTTTTGTGTCTGAAGAGAATTTTGTAGGGGGGCACAATGGACATTTTAATTCTTCTAGTATCGACTTGCAGCAAACTGCAGGCCCATGTGTAGAAAGCAATGGAGAGTCAACTGAAATAATAGTAGCTGCTACAGTGGCTTCCTCCACCGGAGGTGCTATGGAGAAAACCATGGATATTGAAAGGGGCAAACCTCTTCAAGATAAAAAGACAGTTGGCGAGGTGAATGCAAATGCCATTCCAGATGCTAAAGAAAACCCAAGTGATTCTTTGTTGGACAACGATAAAGCCATGCTTG
This genomic interval from Corylus avellana chromosome ca3, CavTom2PMs-1.0 contains the following:
- the LOC132173630 gene encoding uncharacterized protein LOC132173630, whose product is MHGIGRASEESKQSQHMWTVPTRAIVAASADGSSSSSAYSFCKDGRKISVGDCALFKPPQDSPPFIGIIRWLAVSKEDKLKVGVNWLYRPAEVKLGKGVLLEAEPNEIFYSFHKDEIPAASLLHPCKVAFLPKGVELPSGISSFVCRQVYDVTNKCLWWLTDQDYINEHQEEVDKLLDKTRIEMHATLQPGGRSPKPMSGPTSTSQLKAGSDSVQNSASPIPSQVKGKKRERGDQGSEPVKRERTTKLDDGDSAHSRLESNLKSEAAKITEKGGGLIDSEGVEKLVQLMLADRNEKKIDLAGRSTLVGVIASTDKFDCLSRFVHLRGLSVLDEWLQEVHRGKIGDVSVTKDGDKSVEEFLLLLLRALDKLPVNLNALQMCNIGKSVNHLRTQKNLEIQKKARSLVDTWKKRVEAEMNINDAKSGSNQAVAWSARPRLPEVSHVGNRHSGASTDVAMKSSVTQLSASKTASVKVIQGESTSRSASASPGSMKSVPSPALATTSSKDGQPRHGAGIASDLPLATVKDEKSSSSSQSHNSQSCSSDHTKTGGVSGKEDARSPNPGSVGGNKISGGSSRHRKSVNGLPGSTLSGVQRESGSSRSSLHKNPTSEKQSQAGLSCEKALDGPIIEGNSHKLIVKIPNRVRSPAQSASGASFEDPSIVNSRASSPVLSEKHDPFDRSLKEKSDAFRANIPSDVNTESWQSNDFKDVLTGSDEGDGSPAAITDEERCQTGDDCKKISEAKAASSSSGNEHKPGNSQEDSLRSINALIESCKYSEANASMPIGDDVGMNLLASVAAGEMSKSDLASPMDSPQRNTPTVEHSCTGSDLKVKSSPVDDLAPNHCQSSDGADVEHEKQGIICSSVGLKNGEGNPASFVSEENFVGGHNGHFNSSSIDLQQTAGPCVESNGESTEIIVAATVASSTGGAMEKTMDIERGKPLQDKKTVGEVNANAIPDAKENPSDSLLDNDKAMLEVQMEAVEGSSSYPSLEFDAKSKNFMNEGLNSGVKTEQKPPALMDHSETVKGINEVLHPSGGGKDLVPKNIIELKAEKDEERDSRSHVTQTEVRSNEPEASASTSPENQTLVGLGSVDADHDGEYLQGNLETKEGNEQHGRPASHKVSRGFPLQEAEQREKSRGSKLTGAEADDSEECTSTTADASSMSAARVSDMDAKVEFDLNEGFTVDDGKLGETSNLTAPGCSAAIHLVSPLPFPVSSVSSGLPASITVAAPAKGPFVPPDDLLKSKGGLGWKGSAATSAFRPAEPRKAHEMPQGTASIPPDATAGRQSRPPLDIDLNVPDERILEDFASRDSAQEPGSLSGPTNNHEMAHEELMISTPVRCSGGLDLDLNLADDASDMGNYSTSNGRRMDVPLVPVKSSSGGPLNGAASVRRDFDLNNGPVVDEMSAEPSPFSQLARSSFPSQPAVSGLRMSNTEMGNFSAWFPSGSTYSAVAIPSIMPDRGEQPFPIVATGGPQRLLGPTGGSNPFSPDVYRGSVLASSPAVSFPSSPFQYPVFPFGTSFPPPSATFSGGSTTYVDSSPAAKVCFPAQFLGPAGAVSSHYPRPYVVSFPDGSNNSSAESSRKWGRQGFDLNAGPGGLEVEGRDESSPLPPRQLSVASSQAIGDDQARMYQVAGGAVKRKEPEGGWDGFKQSPWQ